The proteins below are encoded in one region of Pseudomonas ekonensis:
- a CDS encoding benzoate/H(+) symporter BenE family transporter — protein sequence MNDVTHARLRPLADTSPSAIVAGFIAMMTGYTSSLVLMFQAGQAAGLTSGQISSWIWAISIGMAVCSIGLSLRYRTPITIAWSTPGAALLITSLGGVSYGEAIGAYITCAVLVTVCGLTGSFERLVKKIPASLAAALLAGILFKIGSEIFVAAQHRTGLVLGMFFTYLAVKRLSPRYAVLAALLVGTALSGVLGLLDFSGFRLEVATPVWTTPHFSLAATISIGIPLFVVAMTSQNMPGVAVLRADGYNVPASPLITATGVASLLLAPFGSHGINLAAISAAICTGPHAHEDRSKRYTAAVWCGVFYGIAGVFGATLAALFAALPKELVLSIAALALFGSIINGLSIAMSEVKEREAALITFMVTASGLTLFSIGSAFWGIVAGVLTLLILNGRKA from the coding sequence ATGAACGACGTCACCCACGCCCGGCTGCGCCCGCTGGCCGACACCTCCCCTTCGGCCATCGTCGCCGGGTTCATCGCGATGATGACCGGCTACACCAGTTCGCTGGTGCTGATGTTCCAGGCCGGGCAAGCGGCGGGCCTGACCAGCGGGCAGATTTCCTCATGGATCTGGGCGATTTCCATCGGCATGGCGGTGTGCTCCATCGGCTTGTCCCTGCGCTACCGCACACCGATCACCATCGCCTGGTCCACGCCGGGCGCGGCGCTGCTGATCACCAGCCTGGGCGGCGTCAGCTACGGCGAGGCCATCGGTGCCTACATCACCTGCGCCGTGCTGGTGACGGTCTGCGGCCTGACCGGCAGTTTCGAACGGCTGGTGAAAAAGATCCCGGCGTCGCTGGCGGCGGCGCTGCTGGCGGGGATCCTGTTCAAGATCGGCAGCGAAATCTTCGTCGCCGCGCAGCACCGCACCGGGCTGGTGCTGGGGATGTTCTTCACCTATCTGGCGGTCAAGCGCCTGTCGCCGCGCTATGCGGTGCTGGCCGCGCTGCTGGTGGGCACCGCGCTGTCGGGAGTCCTGGGCCTGCTCGATTTCAGCGGTTTCCGCCTGGAAGTGGCGACGCCGGTCTGGACCACGCCGCACTTCTCCCTCGCCGCCACCATCAGCATCGGCATCCCGCTGTTCGTGGTGGCCATGACCTCGCAGAACATGCCCGGCGTCGCCGTGCTGCGCGCCGACGGCTACAACGTGCCGGCCTCGCCGCTGATCACCGCCACCGGGGTGGCGTCGCTGCTGCTGGCGCCGTTCGGCTCCCACGGCATCAACCTGGCGGCCATCAGCGCGGCGATCTGCACCGGCCCCCACGCCCATGAAGACCGCAGCAAGCGCTACACCGCCGCCGTGTGGTGCGGGGTGTTCTACGGCATCGCCGGGGTGTTCGGCGCCACGCTCGCAGCGCTGTTCGCCGCGCTGCCCAAGGAACTGGTGCTGTCGATCGCCGCGCTGGCGCTGTTCGGCTCGATCATCAATGGCCTGAGCATCGCCATGAGCGAGGTCAAAGAACGGGAAGCGGCGCTGATCACCTTCATGGTCACCGCCTCGGGGCTGACACTGTTCTCCATCGGCTCGGCCTTCTGGGGCATCGTCGCCGGGGTGCTGACCCTGCTGATCCTCAACGGGCGCAAGGCGTGA
- a CDS encoding YggL family protein, giving the protein MATNRSRRLRKKLCVDEFQELGCELNLEFKEDLSEEAIDAFLDAFLKEGMEANGLGYVGGDDYGLICSIKRGSVSEEQRAKVEAWLKARSELTSVEVSPLLDVWYPEKPINQA; this is encoded by the coding sequence ATGGCGACTAACCGTTCCCGGCGTCTGCGCAAAAAACTGTGCGTCGATGAATTTCAAGAGCTGGGATGCGAGCTGAACCTGGAGTTCAAAGAAGACCTGTCCGAAGAGGCCATTGACGCGTTCCTCGACGCTTTCCTCAAGGAAGGCATGGAAGCCAACGGTCTGGGCTATGTCGGCGGCGACGACTACGGTCTGATCTGCTCGATCAAGCGCGGTTCGGTCAGCGAAGAGCAGCGCGCCAAGGTTGAAGCCTGGCTGAAGGCCCGCTCGGAACTGACCAGCGTCGAAGTCAGCCCGCTGCTGGACGTGTGGTACCCGGAAAAGCCGATCAATCAGGCTTGA
- the dacB gene encoding D-alanyl-D-alanine carboxypeptidase/D-alanyl-D-alanine endopeptidase, translated as MIKSLRPLLLASLLLPLALPVSAAAINTTLTPNVEKALKASKLQPSALSLVMVPLEGPGTPTVYNADVSVNPASTMKLVTTYAALEMLGPNHQWKTEFYTDGDLSGGILNGNLYLKGGGDPKLNMEKLWLLMRDLRANGVTQVTGDLVLDRNFFVQPQLPEFNDDGNDENKPFLVKPDALLVNLKALRFVARNDDGRVLVSVEPPIASIRIDNQVKALNSKQCTGGVRYNPVPQADGSVTVTVGGQLGEGCSSQTYLSLLDHATYTAGAVRAIWKELGGSIQGKDRQGATPGNAKVLARAFSPDLAEVIRDINKYSNNTMAQQLFLSLGQRFRNEADGDDAKAAQRVVRQWLAKKGITAPHLVMENGSGLSRAERVSAREMASMLQAAWHSPYAAEYISSMPIVGTDGTMRKRLKNTAMRGEAHIKTGTLNTVRAIAGFSRDNNGNTWAVVAILNDKAPFGASSVLDQVLLDLYRQPKAPQTASVL; from the coding sequence ATGATCAAATCGTTGCGTCCCCTGCTGTTGGCCAGCCTTCTCTTGCCCCTGGCCCTGCCCGTTTCCGCCGCCGCCATCAACACCACCCTGACCCCCAACGTCGAAAAGGCCCTGAAGGCCAGCAAGCTGCAGCCCAGCGCGCTGTCGCTGGTGATGGTGCCGCTGGAAGGCCCCGGCACCCCGACCGTGTACAACGCCGACGTGTCGGTCAACCCGGCCTCGACCATGAAACTGGTCACCACCTACGCGGCCCTGGAAATGCTCGGCCCCAACCACCAGTGGAAAACCGAGTTCTACACCGACGGCGACCTGAGCGGCGGCATCCTCAACGGCAACCTCTACCTCAAGGGCGGCGGCGACCCGAAGCTGAACATGGAGAAGCTCTGGCTGCTGATGCGCGACCTGCGCGCCAACGGCGTGACCCAGGTCACCGGCGACCTGGTGCTGGACCGCAACTTCTTCGTCCAGCCGCAGCTGCCGGAATTCAACGACGACGGCAACGACGAGAACAAACCGTTCCTGGTCAAGCCGGACGCCCTGCTGGTCAACCTCAAGGCCCTGCGCTTCGTGGCCCGCAATGACGACGGCCGGGTGCTGGTGTCCGTGGAGCCGCCGATCGCCAGCATCCGCATCGACAACCAGGTCAAGGCGCTCAATTCCAAGCAATGCACCGGCGGCGTGCGCTACAACCCGGTGCCCCAGGCCGACGGCAGCGTGACCGTGACCGTCGGCGGCCAGTTGGGCGAAGGCTGCAGCTCGCAGACCTACCTGTCGCTGCTCGACCACGCCACCTACACCGCCGGCGCCGTGCGGGCGATCTGGAAGGAACTGGGCGGCAGCATCCAGGGCAAGGACCGCCAGGGCGCGACCCCGGGCAATGCCAAGGTGCTGGCCCGCGCCTTCTCGCCGGATCTGGCGGAAGTCATCCGCGACATCAACAAGTACAGCAACAACACCATGGCCCAGCAGCTGTTCCTGAGCCTGGGTCAGCGCTTTCGCAACGAGGCCGACGGCGACGACGCCAAGGCGGCCCAGCGCGTGGTGCGCCAGTGGCTGGCGAAGAAAGGCATCACCGCGCCGCACCTGGTGATGGAGAACGGCTCCGGCCTGTCCCGCGCAGAGCGCGTCAGCGCCCGTGAGATGGCCAGCATGCTGCAGGCCGCGTGGCACAGCCCGTACGCCGCCGAGTACATCAGCTCGATGCCGATCGTCGGCACCGACGGCACCATGCGCAAGCGCCTGAAGAACACCGCGATGCGCGGCGAAGCCCACATCAAGACCGGTACCCTGAACACCGTTCGGGCGATCGCCGGCTTCAGCCGCGACAACAACGGCAACACCTGGGCGGTGGTGGCGATCCTCAACGACAAGGCTCCGTTCGGCGCCTCGTCGGTGCTGGACCAGGTGCTGCTGGACCTGTACCGCCAGCCGAAGGCGCCGCAGACCGCGTCGGTTCTTTAA